Sequence from the Collinsella aerofaciens ATCC 25986 genome:
GCGAGCGGGCGTACGCTGACCCTGTGCTTGATACCCTTGTGGAACTCAACGGTACCGTCGACCAGCGCGAACAGCGTGTCGTCCTTACCACGGCCAACGTTCTCACCCGGGTGGATGTGCGTGCCGTGCTGACGGACGAGAATCGTGCCCGTGGTTACCGTCTGGCC
This genomic interval carries:
- the rpmA gene encoding 50S ribosomal protein L27; the encoded protein is MAHKKGLGSSRNGRDSRGQRLGTKRYAGQTVTTGTILVRQHGTHIHPGENVGRGKDDTLFALVDGTVEFHKGIKHRVSVRPLANA